The following coding sequences lie in one Kamptonema formosum PCC 6407 genomic window:
- the glcD gene encoding glycolate oxidase subunit GlcD, which produces MIALETERNWKPIVKEFETVLGKNGVVQRREELLVYECDGLTSYRQRPALVVLPKTTEEVAAAVKICDRHSIPWVARGAGTGLSGGALPVENCVLIVTALMRKILKIDLENQLVVVQPGVINNWVTQAVSGAGFYYAPDPSSQIICSIGGNVAENSGGVHCLKYGVTVNHVLGLKLVLPDGSIVDVGGQIPEMPGYDLTGIFVGSEGTLGIATEVTLRILKTPESICVLLADFTSMEAAGASVSDIISAGIIPGGMEIMDNISINAVEDVVATGCYPRDAASILLVEVDGLEVEVAANKQRIAEICLKNGARNITSANDLETRLKIWKGRKAAFAAAGHLSPDYYVQDGVIPRTQMAYVLKEIELLSEKFGYRIANVFHAGDGNLHPLILYDNAIEGALEKVEELGGEILKLCVKVGGSLSGEHGIGADKKCYMPEMFNEVDLETMQWVRQVFNSQGLANPGKMFPTPRTCGEAANAKVESVKKLEGVDLF; this is translated from the coding sequence ATGATCGCCCTCGAAACTGAACGCAACTGGAAACCGATCGTCAAAGAATTTGAAACCGTACTCGGCAAAAACGGCGTAGTCCAGCGTCGCGAAGAATTGCTAGTCTACGAATGTGACGGACTCACCAGCTACCGCCAACGACCCGCGCTAGTTGTATTACCGAAAACTACAGAGGAAGTAGCAGCAGCGGTAAAAATATGCGATCGCCACTCCATCCCCTGGGTAGCTAGAGGCGCGGGAACCGGTCTTTCTGGCGGCGCTTTACCCGTCGAAAACTGCGTATTAATTGTCACCGCCTTAATGCGAAAAATCCTGAAAATAGACTTAGAAAATCAGCTAGTCGTCGTACAACCAGGAGTAATTAATAACTGGGTAACGCAAGCAGTAAGCGGTGCTGGTTTCTATTACGCCCCCGATCCTTCCAGTCAAATTATCTGCTCAATTGGTGGTAATGTTGCCGAAAATTCTGGAGGCGTTCACTGTTTGAAATACGGAGTGACAGTTAATCACGTTTTAGGCTTAAAATTAGTCTTACCTGATGGTTCAATCGTTGATGTCGGCGGACAAATACCAGAGATGCCCGGTTATGATTTAACAGGTATATTTGTGGGTTCCGAAGGTACTCTCGGAATTGCCACCGAAGTTACTTTGAGAATTCTTAAAACACCAGAATCAATTTGCGTTCTCCTAGCAGATTTTACCAGCATGGAAGCAGCAGGAGCATCGGTTTCAGATATTATCAGTGCTGGGATTATTCCCGGCGGTATGGAAATCATGGATAACATCAGCATTAATGCTGTAGAAGATGTTGTCGCCACTGGCTGTTATCCCCGCGATGCTGCTTCTATTCTATTAGTAGAAGTAGATGGTTTAGAGGTAGAAGTAGCAGCGAATAAACAAAGGATTGCTGAGATTTGTCTGAAAAATGGAGCGCGGAACATCACTAGCGCAAATGACTTGGAAACGAGGTTAAAAATTTGGAAAGGACGAAAAGCCGCTTTTGCCGCTGCGGGCCATTTAAGTCCTGATTATTACGTGCAAGACGGCGTAATTCCCCGCACCCAAATGGCTTATGTCTTGAAAGAGATTGAGTTACTAAGCGAGAAATTTGGCTATCGCATTGCTAATGTATTTCACGCGGGAGATGGAAATCTTCACCCATTAATTCTTTATGATAATGCTATTGAAGGGGCGTTAGAAAAGGTCGAAGAATTGGGCGGTGAAATTCTGAAACTTTGCGTGAAAGTGGGGGGAAGTCTTTCGGGAGAACACGGCATTGGCGCTGATAAGAAGTGTTATATGCCGGAGATGTTTAATGAGGTAGATTTGGAGACAATGCAGTGGGTGCGTCAGGTATTTAATTCGCAAGGTTTGGCAAATCCGGGGAAGATGTTTCCTACGCCTCGTACTTGCGGGGAAGCGGCAAATGCTAAGGTTGAAAGTGTGAAGAAATTGGAGGGAGTAGACTTGTTTTAA
- a CDS encoding PAS domain S-box protein, which yields MFVPDSNSESNVSNINGLKQGAGKKLSNEAISEESVDTFCKDISESPLPLSYISHQRELHQMQLAIEKLKRDLKASEARFHNVIAKNADSIVIVNKKGMVCFVNPSAEYLFNCKDEDLLGKDFFGSLIVEGSACDLEMNTDIIHQVRQRDAAGIRVVQTEVEAICKDKENTVVEMRVVETEWEGEMAYLATLRNITDRKRTEEMLWLYSRAMAAASTGIVIADATTPNLANIYCNPAFAKMTGYSHEEIIGHNCRLLQGNDTDPEAINQIREALHNQTECTVVLKNYRKDGTTFWNQLAISPVRDRKGKLTHFIGIQMDVTKHKEAEEALQISEARSREQAAKLELALKQLQQTHSQLVQSEKMSSLGLLVAGVAHEINNPVSFINGNLNHLDNYTQELLDLVKLYQQHYPHPVEEIQKRMEEIELDFLMEDLTQILSSMNVGVDRICQIVASLRNFSRHDESEIKAVNLHEGIDSTLLILNHRMKATGSTQAIQIVKEYGDLPAVECYAAPINQVFMNILGNAIDALEDSNRGRSPQEIRDNPSKIKISSSVVDADYVQIKIGDNGPGMKEEVKQRIFDTFFTTKPVGKGTGMGLSISYQIVAERHRGELNCVSEIGQGTEFIIKLPIWH from the coding sequence ATGTTTGTTCCTGATAGCAACTCAGAAAGTAATGTTAGCAATATCAACGGTTTAAAGCAAGGGGCAGGTAAAAAGCTTAGTAATGAAGCAATTAGTGAAGAGTCGGTCGATACTTTCTGTAAGGATATCTCAGAAAGTCCCCTACCACTTTCTTATATTTCCCATCAGCGCGAATTGCACCAGATGCAATTAGCAATCGAAAAGCTAAAGCGCGATCTGAAAGCTAGTGAAGCCCGCTTTCACAATGTAATTGCTAAAAATGCCGACAGCATCGTTATTGTTAACAAAAAAGGGATGGTATGTTTTGTCAACCCATCAGCCGAATATCTTTTCAACTGCAAGGATGAGGATCTGTTAGGGAAAGATTTTTTTGGTTCTTTGATAGTAGAAGGTTCTGCCTGCGATCTGGAGATGAATACAGATATTATTCATCAAGTTCGACAGAGAGATGCAGCAGGCATCCGGGTGGTACAAACAGAAGTAGAAGCGATCTGCAAGGACAAAGAAAATACAGTAGTAGAAATGCGGGTAGTGGAGACGGAATGGGAAGGAGAAATGGCTTATTTGGCCACACTACGCAACATTACCGATCGCAAACGCACAGAGGAAATGCTGTGGCTTTACAGTCGTGCGATGGCAGCAGCTAGCACTGGAATTGTGATTGCCGACGCGACAACCCCCAACCTAGCTAATATTTATTGTAATCCTGCTTTTGCAAAAATGACTGGGTATTCACACGAGGAAATTATCGGGCATAACTGTAGATTATTGCAGGGAAATGATACCGATCCTGAAGCGATAAATCAAATCCGCGAGGCTTTACATAATCAGACTGAATGCACGGTGGTTTTAAAGAATTATCGCAAAGACGGGACAACTTTTTGGAATCAATTAGCGATTTCTCCGGTGCGCGATCGCAAGGGCAAATTAACTCATTTCATCGGCATACAGATGGATGTAACCAAACATAAAGAAGCAGAAGAAGCCTTGCAGATTTCCGAAGCACGTAGTAGAGAACAAGCGGCAAAATTAGAATTAGCTCTTAAGCAACTACAACAAACTCATTCCCAACTCGTACAGAGTGAAAAAATGTCCAGTTTGGGATTGCTAGTTGCAGGAGTTGCTCACGAAATTAACAACCCGGTTAGCTTCATTAATGGCAATCTCAATCACCTAGATAATTACACTCAAGAATTGCTGGATTTGGTCAAGCTTTATCAGCAGCACTATCCTCATCCTGTCGAGGAAATTCAAAAGCGAATGGAGGAAATAGAACTTGACTTTCTAATGGAAGATTTAACTCAAATACTATCTTCAATGAATGTAGGAGTTGACCGCATTTGCCAGATTGTTGCGTCGCTGCGGAATTTCTCGCGACACGACGAATCGGAGATCAAAGCTGTTAACCTTCACGAAGGAATTGACAGCACTTTACTAATTCTTAATCACCGTATGAAAGCTACGGGAAGCACTCAGGCGATTCAGATTGTCAAAGAGTACGGAGACTTGCCTGCTGTGGAATGTTATGCAGCGCCGATTAATCAAGTATTTATGAATATTCTCGGCAATGCAATTGATGCTTTAGAGGATAGTAATAGAGGGCGCAGTCCCCAAGAAATTCGCGACAATCCTAGTAAGATTAAGATTAGCAGCTCTGTGGTAGATGCGGATTATGTACAAATCAAAATTGGCGACAATGGGCCAGGGATGAAAGAAGAGGTAAAGCAACGGATATTTGACACTTTTTTTACGACCAAACCAGTAGGTAAAGGTACGGGAATGGGTTTGTCAATCAGCTATCAAATTGTTGCTGAAAGACATAGAGGCGAACTTAATTGTGTTTCCGAAATTGGTCAAGGTACGGAGTTTATTATTAAGCTTCCAATTTGGCATTAG